AAACCATTATTTGGGGGGAAATACAACCCGGGGGAAACAAAAAGTTTTTCCTTGAGTGCCCCCGGATGATGATTAATATGGAATTGCGGAAGGGGAAACGGGGATAAAAAATTCATTTAACGGAGGTAAAGACAATGAAATACGCGGTGAATCTATTGGAGCCAGCCAACGTCTTTCGCAACTTCGCAAGCGTCTTCCCGAGGGTTTTTGATTCCGACGCGGCGGAGAGTGGCCGGAGTCCGAGAGTTGATATTTTTGACGACGGAAACAATTTCGTTTTATCGGCGGAACTTCCCGGGGTAAGCAGGGAAGACCTTGACATAGACGTAAAGGACAACCGGCTTACGATAAAGGGAGAAAGAAAGCTTGAGAACAGGACCGAGAAGGAAGGATACCTCAGGGTCGAGAGATCCTACGGACTGTTCGAGAGAAGTTTTTTCCTTGACGACAACATAGAGAGGGAAAACATAACGGCCGAGTACAAAGACGGCATCCTGTGCCTCACCCTACCGAGAAAGCAAGAT
This DNA window, taken from Candidatus Dadabacteria bacterium, encodes the following:
- a CDS encoding Hsp20/alpha crystallin family protein, with amino-acid sequence MKYAVNLLEPANVFRNFASVFPRVFDSDAAESGRSPRVDIFDDGNNFVLSAELPGVSREDLDIDVKDNRLTIKGERKLENRTEKEGYLRVERSYGLFERSFFLDDNIERENITAEYKDGILCLTLPRKQDEPSKKIEIN